In the genome of Fulvivirga maritima, one region contains:
- a CDS encoding HEPN domain-containing protein — protein sequence MEQSNSYISFKNRTQEIFDFAVLITSSVPTFKHNLKLFESGEINRLSEPDYFQPSVIYEITQSTLVDLEGKGLIEEKLEKLSDLVNIPLNNREFKESIIARIGKDNYQKYRNTLKRQSADYIKNLRECSKAYQKKLASYLYFSLFSYFEAFIGDLVNEVINDFNKLNIPKHLEKVSNIDFEKEIRILDRKYDPRKIDRYKKYSEQLINKGYVKPEHLMFSSMLDILKDSNENMKANDIPDFLKKFFFFELSPSDNEIYHNLKSNRNSLGHGGTTFTPTLKSVIDSNKFFKRISKKIDTHVTRNFMNLNNFKTP from the coding sequence TTGGAACAATCAAACTCATATATCTCATTCAAAAATCGAACACAAGAAATTTTTGACTTTGCTGTTCTAATAACGAGTAGCGTTCCCACTTTTAAGCACAACCTTAAACTTTTTGAATCGGGTGAGATTAATAGACTTTCAGAACCAGATTATTTTCAGCCGTCTGTCATTTATGAGATAACTCAGTCAACCCTAGTTGATCTAGAAGGTAAAGGTTTAATTGAAGAAAAACTGGAAAAGCTTAGTGATTTAGTGAATATCCCACTCAACAATAGGGAATTCAAAGAATCCATTATTGCTCGAATTGGAAAAGATAACTATCAGAAGTACCGGAACACCTTGAAACGTCAAAGCGCCGATTACATCAAAAATTTGCGCGAATGCTCTAAAGCTTACCAAAAGAAGTTAGCATCCTATCTATATTTCTCACTTTTCTCTTATTTTGAAGCTTTCATAGGAGATCTTGTTAACGAGGTGATTAATGACTTCAATAAACTAAATATTCCAAAACACCTTGAGAAGGTATCAAACATTGATTTTGAGAAAGAAATTAGAATATTGGATAGAAAATATGACCCACGAAAAATTGATAGATACAAAAAGTATAGCGAACAACTAATTAATAAAGGATATGTAAAGCCAGAGCATCTGATGTTTTCTTCAATGTTAGATATTCTAAAAGATTCTAATGAAAATATGAAGGCCAATGACATTCCTGACTTTTTGAAAAAATTCTTCTTTTTTGAACTTAGCCCATCAGATAATGAAATCTACCACAATTTAAAAAGTAATAGAAACTCATTGGGACATGGAGGCACAACATTCACTCCAACTCTTAAAAGTGTAATAGACTCAAATAAATTTTTTAAACGAATCAGCAAAAAAATAGATACTCATGTCACAAGAAATTTCATGAACCTAAATAACTTTAAAACACCCTAA
- a CDS encoding DUF4476 domain-containing protein, which yields MKKVALLIVFTAFIAGSALAEKAAATFRTDKGEKIQVIINNKVINHQPKSIVKVQGGGGLLNVQIKVYNNHNTLTLRDRLDIKPGFKSDFVIIKTGRNAEIQKSATKRIYNNHYRRPEELYNKKYFALISEEGMNTLMNRMERAHNDQDRLLTARNNIGDKKITTYDLGEILTSLEEEESKLKFAKWAYKRTLDQNNYADIHTAFKFRTSIIELDRFIYG from the coding sequence ATGAAGAAGGTTGCATTACTTATCGTATTCACTGCATTTATTGCAGGATCTGCTTTAGCTGAAAAAGCTGCAGCTACATTTAGAACAGACAAAGGAGAAAAAATTCAGGTGATTATTAATAATAAGGTTATCAATCACCAACCAAAATCAATAGTAAAAGTTCAGGGAGGCGGGGGCCTGCTAAACGTGCAAATTAAAGTCTACAACAATCATAATACCTTAACCTTAAGAGATAGACTAGACATAAAGCCTGGTTTTAAAAGTGATTTTGTGATTATAAAAACAGGCAGAAATGCTGAAATTCAAAAATCTGCTACAAAACGTATTTATAATAATCACTACAGAAGACCAGAAGAGCTGTACAATAAAAAGTATTTTGCACTGATAAGTGAAGAGGGTATGAATACTTTAATGAACCGAATGGAACGTGCGCATAATGATCAGGATAGATTATTAACCGCAAGAAATAATATTGGTGATAAAAAAATAACCACTTATGATCTGGGTGAAATCTTAACCTCTTTAGAAGAGGAAGAATCTAAATTAAAATTTGCCAAATGGGCATATAAAAGAACGCTTGATCAGAACAATTACGCCGATATACACACCGCTTTTAAATTCAGAACCAGTATAATAGAACTCGATAGATTTATTTACGGTTAG
- a CDS encoding App1 family protein, with translation MYLRGHVLDDRVLYESNEGDRRRKNFRAMISRYLSEAIPDVRVQVRLFGYEKEVVTNENGLFEAVFEFEEELPQQGWHKACFKVLDKIVDDQKEIETETEVYLEEANSCYGIISDVDDTILISHATQTLRKLRLILTKNSKTRLPFTGVAAFYDALRRGTKSDASNPIFYVSSSEWNLYDFLENFCEVRNIPKGPFLLQELKTSLWELMSSGGGTHNHKLIKIRHLFDLYDDLSFILIGDSGQKDSELYAQITQEFPDRVKAIYIRDVSKKRKEKKVLKQAEGIKALNVDMLLVSDTAVAAQHAYSKGFINEEELQQVIRETREQKERSESLVGQMVESNAE, from the coding sequence GTGTACCTGCGGGGCCATGTGCTGGATGATAGGGTGCTTTATGAATCAAATGAAGGCGATAGGCGGAGGAAGAATTTTAGAGCCATGATAAGCCGCTATCTCAGTGAAGCCATTCCTGATGTAAGAGTGCAGGTAAGACTGTTTGGCTATGAAAAAGAAGTAGTGACCAATGAAAATGGCCTTTTTGAAGCGGTATTTGAGTTTGAAGAGGAGCTGCCACAACAGGGCTGGCATAAGGCCTGTTTCAAGGTGTTAGATAAGATTGTAGATGATCAGAAAGAGATAGAAACCGAGACAGAGGTATATTTGGAAGAGGCTAATTCTTGCTATGGAATAATCTCTGATGTAGATGATACTATCCTTATTTCTCACGCTACCCAAACCTTGCGAAAGCTGAGGCTTATCCTTACTAAAAATTCTAAAACCAGATTACCGTTTACCGGTGTGGCCGCTTTTTATGATGCGCTGCGACGAGGCACCAAGAGCGATGCTTCTAATCCCATATTTTATGTCAGTAGCAGTGAGTGGAATCTTTATGATTTTCTTGAAAACTTCTGTGAGGTGCGGAATATTCCCAAAGGCCCTTTTTTATTACAAGAATTGAAAACCAGCCTCTGGGAGCTGATGAGCTCTGGAGGAGGCACTCATAATCATAAACTGATAAAAATAAGACACCTGTTTGATCTGTATGATGATTTATCATTTATCCTTATTGGTGATAGCGGCCAGAAAGATTCTGAGCTCTATGCACAGATAACACAGGAATTTCCAGATAGAGTTAAAGCTATTTACATTAGAGATGTTTCTAAAAAGCGCAAGGAGAAAAAAGTGCTAAAGCAGGCTGAAGGTATAAAAGCCTTAAATGTAGATATGCTTCTAGTCTCTGATACAGCTGTAGCAGCTCAGCATGCTTATAGCAAAGGCTTTATTAATGAAGAGGAACTGCAGCAGGTTATAAGGGAAACCCGTGAGCAGAAAGAGCGCTCAGAAAGCCTTGTGGGTCAAATGGTGGAGAGCAACGCAGAGTAG
- a CDS encoding diacylglycerol/lipid kinase family protein: protein MSHLLFVINPISGGIDKSDLQKQIESCCKKQQAEYSIIETKGKNDQERISDRIKEISPDTVVACGGDGTINLVANVLLGYDNIKLGIMPLGSANGLATELNIPEDVEDSLEIILAGKTIHMDILRINKEHISLHLSDIGFNATLIKRFEASGSRGKMAYARHFFTTLFKKKARKYQFDLGYTKFNQRAEMVVFANATKYGTGAVVNPEGQLDDGKFEICIFKPSPWYAMFSLAYHFFTGNMKRSRYVSILTAEELRLYTKKADTLQIDGEDLGEYTEVYVQIEPAQLHVIRG from the coding sequence ATGAGCCACTTATTGTTTGTAATAAACCCTATTTCAGGAGGAATTGATAAGTCTGACTTGCAGAAGCAGATAGAGAGCTGTTGCAAAAAGCAGCAAGCCGAATATTCCATTATTGAAACCAAAGGTAAAAATGATCAAGAAAGAATATCAGATCGTATTAAAGAAATCTCTCCTGATACTGTGGTGGCCTGTGGCGGTGACGGCACTATTAACCTGGTAGCCAATGTGCTTTTAGGTTATGACAATATCAAACTGGGCATTATGCCCCTGGGCTCTGCCAATGGCTTGGCCACTGAGTTAAACATACCTGAAGATGTGGAAGATTCGCTGGAGATCATTCTTGCTGGCAAAACCATTCATATGGACATCTTGCGAATAAACAAGGAACATATTTCACTTCATTTGAGTGACATTGGTTTTAACGCCACTTTAATAAAAAGATTTGAAGCCAGTGGCTCGCGAGGTAAAATGGCTTATGCAAGACATTTTTTCACTACGCTATTTAAAAAGAAAGCCAGAAAATATCAGTTCGATTTAGGTTATACTAAATTTAATCAAAGGGCAGAAATGGTGGTTTTTGCTAATGCTACTAAATATGGCACTGGCGCCGTAGTAAACCCCGAAGGCCAATTGGATGACGGTAAATTTGAAATCTGCATTTTCAAACCATCTCCGTGGTATGCTATGTTCAGCCTGGCATATCATTTTTTTACCGGGAATATGAAAAGATCGCGCTATGTCTCCATTCTAACAGCGGAAGAACTGCGCCTGTATACTAAAAAAGCAGATACTCTTCAGATAGATGGTGAAGATTTGGGCGAATACACAGAAGTTTATGTGCAGATAGAACCTGCACAGCTGCACGTGATAAGAGGCTAA
- a CDS encoding prolyl oligopeptidase family serine peptidase: MTKTHYYDKNSLFTAISFAAKAQYSSTLSIPEIMKGEDFVGYLPERVQWSPDSKYIYFSWNPDHELIRSMYKVEIATGKISKMTDEEQKARVYIDTYNDDRSLMVYNKDGDLFLYNTKTGKAKQITNTLESESGPEFSGDQKQIIYSVGKNLFAWSIADGTTRQLSNFKSGSERKESKESPQQGWLKNDQLALFEVLNKRKEESELSKEQRENLKPERPLEIYVGDKDVFGQKVSPDLAYITYRLRKEAKQKNTEVTHFVTESGYTTQSPARSKVGIEEDTYEMGIYDIKNDTTYTLDTKQIEGIYDKPAFLEDYADGDFDPKYETPREVIFHGPFFSKNGNAFVDIRSQDNKDRWIMLLDLASGKLTLVDHQHDDAWIGGPGISSWNFFPGNLGWLADNETIWFQSEETGYSHLYTYNIKSKKKKALTKGDFEIREAKLSNDKKHFYLQSNKVSPHVNHFYKMPVTGGKMMQITSLEGRNDVTISPDEKQLAVLYSYSNKPTELYLMKNSEGAAMKQLTNSTTEAFDAYSWKDPEIIRFEAEDGAKVPARIYKPEKPNGAAVIFVHGAGYLQNVHKWWSSYYREFMFHNYLTDMGYTVLDIDYRGSDGYGRDWRTGIYRWMGGKDLSDQVDGATYLVKEQGIDKDRIGVYGGSYGGFITLMAMFTAPDTFQSGAALRSVTDWAHYNHGYTANILNTPAQDSIAYAKSSPIYFAEGLKGKLVMLHGMVDDNVQFQDVVRLSQRLIELGKKDWDLAVFPMERHGFVEASSWADEYRRIYELFEETLKKEE; the protein is encoded by the coding sequence ATGACTAAAACTCATTACTATGATAAGAATTCTCTGTTTACTGCTATTTCTTTTGCCGCCAAGGCGCAGTACTCCTCCACATTGTCTATCCCTGAAATAATGAAGGGAGAAGATTTTGTAGGTTATCTGCCCGAAAGAGTGCAATGGAGCCCAGATAGCAAATACATTTATTTCTCCTGGAACCCCGACCATGAGCTGATTAGAAGCATGTATAAGGTAGAAATAGCCACAGGAAAAATCAGCAAAATGACTGATGAAGAGCAAAAAGCCAGAGTATATATTGATACTTACAATGATGATCGCAGCCTGATGGTTTATAATAAAGACGGAGATTTATTTCTGTACAACACTAAAACAGGCAAAGCAAAACAGATTACCAATACACTAGAAAGCGAAAGTGGCCCCGAATTTTCTGGTGACCAAAAGCAGATCATCTATTCTGTAGGTAAAAATTTATTTGCCTGGTCTATTGCTGATGGCACCACTCGTCAGCTCAGTAATTTTAAATCAGGCTCTGAGAGAAAGGAATCTAAGGAATCACCACAACAGGGATGGCTAAAAAATGACCAGCTGGCTCTGTTTGAAGTGCTCAACAAAAGAAAGGAAGAAAGTGAACTGAGCAAGGAGCAAAGAGAAAACTTAAAGCCAGAAAGGCCTTTAGAAATTTACGTGGGTGATAAAGATGTTTTTGGCCAAAAAGTGAGCCCTGATTTGGCCTACATCACCTATAGATTAAGAAAAGAGGCGAAGCAAAAGAATACTGAAGTAACCCATTTTGTAACAGAGTCTGGCTACACTACTCAAAGCCCGGCGAGATCAAAAGTAGGCATAGAAGAGGACACCTATGAAATGGGCATCTATGACATTAAAAATGACACTACTTATACCTTGGACACTAAGCAAATAGAAGGTATTTATGACAAACCAGCCTTCTTAGAAGATTATGCTGATGGAGATTTCGATCCTAAATATGAAACACCGAGAGAGGTAATTTTTCATGGCCCATTCTTTTCTAAAAATGGTAATGCCTTTGTTGATATCCGCTCTCAGGATAACAAAGATCGTTGGATTATGCTGCTAGATCTGGCTAGCGGTAAGCTTACACTAGTAGATCATCAACATGATGATGCCTGGATTGGAGGCCCCGGCATCAGCTCCTGGAATTTCTTCCCTGGCAATCTGGGTTGGCTGGCTGATAACGAAACCATATGGTTTCAATCTGAAGAAACCGGATATTCACATTTGTATACCTATAACATTAAAAGCAAAAAGAAGAAAGCACTCACTAAAGGTGATTTTGAGATAAGAGAGGCTAAACTTTCTAATGACAAAAAACACTTTTACCTACAAAGCAACAAGGTATCTCCTCATGTGAACCACTTCTACAAAATGCCTGTAACCGGAGGTAAAATGATGCAGATCACCTCTTTGGAAGGCCGAAATGATGTTACTATCTCACCTGATGAAAAACAGCTGGCAGTATTATACTCTTACAGCAATAAACCTACGGAGCTGTACCTCATGAAAAACAGTGAAGGGGCGGCTATGAAACAACTTACGAACTCTACAACAGAAGCGTTCGATGCCTATTCCTGGAAAGATCCTGAAATCATTCGCTTTGAAGCGGAAGATGGCGCAAAAGTACCCGCCAGAATTTATAAGCCAGAAAAGCCAAATGGTGCAGCAGTAATATTTGTTCATGGCGCCGGCTATCTACAAAATGTACACAAATGGTGGAGTTCTTATTATCGTGAATTTATGTTTCATAACTACCTCACAGATATGGGCTATACCGTTTTAGATATTGATTACCGTGGCAGCGATGGTTATGGCAGAGACTGGCGCACAGGCATATACCGATGGATGGGAGGCAAAGATCTTTCCGACCAGGTAGATGGAGCTACTTATTTAGTAAAAGAACAAGGAATTGATAAAGACAGAATAGGCGTCTATGGAGGGTCTTATGGCGGCTTCATTACTCTTATGGCTATGTTTACCGCTCCTGACACCTTCCAAAGTGGCGCGGCACTGCGTTCGGTTACTGATTGGGCACACTATAATCATGGATATACTGCCAATATTTTAAATACGCCTGCCCAGGACAGCATTGCTTATGCTAAAAGCTCTCCTATTTACTTTGCCGAAGGCCTAAAAGGGAAGCTGGTAATGCTTCATGGTATGGTAGATGATAACGTACAGTTTCAGGATGTGGTAAGACTATCACAAAGGCTCATTGAATTAGGCAAAAAAGACTGGGATTTGGCCGTTTTCCCTATGGAGAGACACGGCTTTGTAGAAGCAAGCAGCTGGGCTGATGAATACAGAAGAATTTATGAACTCTTCGAAGAAACACTGAAAAAAGAAGAATAA
- a CDS encoding pyridoxal-phosphate dependent enzyme — MNTKPTAQEIEMAHDRVAPYIHYTPVYSSESINKIAGTQIFFKCENFQKVGAFKARGGMNAVLSLSDEEKSKGVATHSSGNHAQAVALAAQLQGIPAHIVMPSNSAKVKMDAVRGYGANLIECEPTLQAREDTLQQVINETGATMIHPYNDYHIIQGQATAAKELIESVNEPLDYILAPVGGGGLLSGTSLSAHYWSNSTKVIGCEPEGADDAFRSFQTKTLVPMVKPDTIADGLRTSLGEKPFDIIKEHVSAILLANDNEIAAAMKMVWERMKIIIEPSAAVPLAVLFRNKSLFEGKKVGIIISGGNVDLASLPF, encoded by the coding sequence ATGAACACCAAACCGACCGCTCAAGAAATTGAAATGGCACACGATCGTGTGGCTCCTTACATTCATTACACTCCGGTTTATTCATCGGAAAGCATTAATAAAATAGCAGGAACACAAATTTTCTTTAAGTGTGAAAACTTTCAGAAAGTAGGTGCTTTTAAAGCACGTGGAGGCATGAATGCTGTGTTGTCTTTATCAGATGAAGAGAAAAGTAAAGGAGTGGCAACTCACAGCTCCGGGAATCATGCTCAGGCTGTAGCCTTAGCCGCTCAGTTGCAAGGCATACCTGCTCATATTGTTATGCCTTCTAATTCTGCTAAAGTGAAGATGGATGCCGTGAGAGGCTATGGTGCTAACCTCATAGAATGTGAGCCCACCCTTCAGGCTAGGGAGGACACTTTGCAGCAGGTAATTAATGAGACTGGTGCTACTATGATCCATCCGTATAACGATTATCATATTATTCAGGGACAAGCTACAGCGGCCAAAGAGTTAATAGAATCAGTAAATGAGCCTTTAGATTATATTCTAGCTCCTGTGGGTGGTGGAGGTCTTTTGAGCGGCACCTCGCTCAGTGCGCATTATTGGTCAAATAGCACCAAAGTGATTGGTTGTGAGCCCGAGGGTGCTGATGATGCTTTTAGGTCTTTTCAAACCAAAACATTGGTGCCTATGGTGAAACCTGATACTATTGCTGATGGTCTCAGAACTTCATTAGGAGAAAAGCCTTTTGATATAATTAAAGAACATGTGTCCGCTATTTTATTGGCCAATGATAATGAAATAGCAGCAGCCATGAAAATGGTTTGGGAGCGGATGAAAATAATTATAGAACCTAGTGCAGCTGTTCCTTTGGCTGTATTGTTTAGAAATAAAAGTCTATTTGAAGGGAAGAAGGTAGGGATAATTATTAGTGGAGGTAATGTGGACTTAGCCTCACTGCCATTTTAG
- the polA gene encoding DNA polymerase I: MSKPEKKLFLLDAYALIYRAHFAFSKSPRISSKGINTGVMFGFTNTLLEVLHKQKPTHIAVAFDTSAPTFRHERYVEYKAHREETPEDIKTGIPIVKDIVRAFNIPVIELDGYEADDIIGTLSKKAAENNFEVFMMTPDKDYGQLVQEHVYLYKPAYMGNAVDILGVEEVCKKWDIESVDQVADMLGLQGDASDNIPGIPGIGPKTAAKLIKTYGSVENLVEHADDLKGKQKENVQNFGAQGILSKELATINTEVPVEFNEEDLLYTGPDKEKLQPIFDELEFRTLLKRVFGEEASSASASSASSSGQLSMFSAESKQAIEVEEEVVTEKSTIKTVAHEYHLITTPEKRKELATYLKKQKEFCFDTETTNIDAVEAEVVGIAFSYVKGEAFYVSVPLDREQAKEVLNDFKEVLEDTDIVKIGQNLKYDILVLKKYDIHVQGQLFDTMLAHYVLEPETKHSMDMIAEQYLNYIPVPISDLLGPKGKKQLNMKDLAPEEVVEYAGEDADITLQLKEVLDKEIKKEEKLAELLDEVEYPLVPVLADMEFEGVRIDKDALVDMSKELQEASLKVQQEIYELAGQEFNIASPKQLGEVLFDKLKLVDKPKKTKSGQYATGEEILSRLASEHEICSKILDFREYQKLKSTYVDALPKLISGDGRVHTDYGQAVAATGRLSSNNPNLQNIPIRTEKGREIRKAFVPRDDNHVLLAADYSQIELRIAASFANDKDMIAAFKEGRDIHATTAAKVFNVPVEEVDSNMRRKAKEVNFGIIYGISAFGLSQNLNIPRSEASEIIQSYFKEFPSIRDYMDACIEKAREKEYVETIRGRRRYLRDINSKNATMRGYAERNAINAPIQGSAADIIKIAMVKIHQWLRDEGLKTKMIMQVHDELVFDVPKDELEIVQPKVIELMTSAVKLEVPMDVEAGVGDNWLKAH, from the coding sequence ATGAGTAAACCCGAGAAAAAACTTTTCCTGTTAGATGCTTACGCATTAATATATAGAGCCCATTTTGCCTTTAGTAAAAGCCCTAGAATTAGTTCTAAAGGGATTAACACCGGCGTAATGTTTGGTTTTACCAATACCCTTTTGGAAGTCTTGCATAAACAAAAGCCCACTCACATAGCAGTAGCTTTTGATACTTCAGCTCCTACCTTTCGGCATGAGCGATATGTGGAGTATAAAGCGCACCGTGAGGAGACTCCCGAAGATATTAAGACGGGTATTCCGATAGTGAAAGATATTGTAAGGGCATTTAACATACCTGTGATAGAGCTAGATGGCTATGAGGCTGATGACATTATAGGTACTTTATCTAAAAAGGCCGCTGAAAATAATTTTGAGGTGTTTATGATGACTCCCGATAAAGATTATGGTCAGCTGGTGCAGGAGCATGTATACTTATATAAGCCTGCCTACATGGGTAATGCGGTAGATATTTTAGGCGTAGAAGAGGTCTGCAAAAAGTGGGACATAGAATCTGTAGATCAGGTGGCGGATATGCTGGGTTTACAGGGAGATGCTTCAGATAATATTCCTGGTATACCGGGAATCGGCCCGAAAACCGCTGCTAAGCTTATAAAAACTTATGGCTCAGTAGAGAATCTGGTAGAGCATGCAGATGATCTTAAAGGTAAGCAGAAAGAGAATGTACAGAATTTCGGAGCTCAGGGAATACTCTCTAAAGAACTGGCTACTATCAATACTGAAGTGCCGGTAGAGTTTAATGAAGAAGACCTATTATACACTGGTCCTGATAAAGAGAAGCTACAACCTATTTTTGATGAGTTGGAATTTAGAACCTTACTTAAAAGAGTTTTTGGTGAGGAGGCTTCTTCCGCTAGCGCTTCAAGTGCATCGTCATCAGGGCAACTTTCTATGTTTAGTGCCGAGAGTAAACAGGCTATAGAGGTAGAAGAAGAAGTAGTAACGGAGAAGAGCACAATAAAAACGGTGGCTCATGAATACCATCTGATCACTACCCCGGAGAAAAGGAAGGAGCTTGCTACTTATCTTAAAAAGCAAAAGGAATTTTGTTTCGATACCGAGACTACTAATATTGATGCCGTAGAGGCAGAAGTAGTAGGTATTGCTTTTTCATATGTAAAAGGGGAAGCGTTTTATGTAAGCGTGCCTTTAGATAGAGAGCAGGCCAAAGAGGTGCTAAATGACTTCAAAGAGGTTTTAGAAGATACTGATATTGTTAAAATAGGCCAGAATTTGAAATATGATATTCTGGTTTTGAAGAAATATGATATTCATGTGCAAGGGCAGCTTTTCGATACTATGCTAGCTCATTATGTGCTGGAGCCCGAAACCAAGCATAGCATGGATATGATCGCAGAGCAATACCTAAATTATATACCTGTTCCTATTTCTGACCTGCTGGGGCCGAAAGGCAAGAAGCAGTTAAATATGAAAGACCTTGCGCCTGAGGAGGTAGTGGAGTATGCTGGAGAAGATGCTGATATTACTTTACAGCTAAAAGAAGTGCTGGATAAGGAAATCAAAAAGGAAGAGAAATTAGCAGAGCTTCTTGATGAAGTGGAATACCCGCTGGTGCCCGTACTTGCTGATATGGAGTTTGAGGGAGTGCGAATAGACAAAGATGCGCTGGTTGATATGTCTAAGGAGTTGCAGGAGGCTAGCTTAAAAGTGCAGCAAGAGATCTATGAATTGGCAGGACAGGAATTTAATATTGCTTCTCCTAAGCAACTTGGGGAGGTGCTTTTTGATAAGCTTAAACTGGTAGATAAGCCTAAAAAGACTAAATCAGGTCAGTATGCTACTGGAGAAGAAATATTGAGCCGATTAGCTTCTGAGCATGAGATATGCAGCAAAATTCTTGATTTTAGAGAATACCAAAAGCTGAAGTCTACTTATGTAGATGCTTTGCCTAAGCTAATTAGTGGTGATGGTCGGGTTCATACCGATTATGGTCAGGCAGTGGCAGCTACAGGAAGACTTAGCTCTAATAATCCTAATCTTCAAAACATTCCTATCAGAACTGAGAAGGGAAGAGAAATAAGAAAGGCCTTTGTTCCCAGAGATGATAATCATGTGCTGCTGGCTGCCGATTATAGCCAGATAGAATTGAGAATAGCGGCCTCTTTTGCGAATGATAAGGACATGATAGCTGCTTTTAAAGAAGGCAGAGACATTCATGCTACTACCGCGGCTAAAGTATTTAATGTGCCGGTAGAGGAAGTAGATTCGAATATGAGAAGAAAGGCCAAAGAGGTGAATTTTGGTATTATATATGGAATTTCAGCTTTTGGCTTATCGCAAAACCTAAACATACCTCGATCTGAAGCTAGTGAGATCATTCAATCATATTTTAAGGAATTTCCTTCAATAAGGGATTATATGGATGCTTGTATTGAAAAGGCTCGTGAAAAGGAATATGTGGAGACCATAAGAGGCAGAAGAAGGTATCTGAGAGATATTAACTCTAAAAATGCTACCATGCGTGGCTATGCTGAGCGAAATGCTATTAACGCTCCTATTCAGGGTAGTGCGGCAGATATTATTAAAATAGCTATGGTAAAAATTCATCAATGGCTACGCGATGAAGGCCTGAAAACCAAAATGATTATGCAGGTGCATGATGAATTGGTGTTTGATGTGCCTAAAGATGAACTGGAAATAGTGCAGCCTAAGGTGATAGAGCTAATGACTTCAGCCGTGAAGCTTGAAGTGCCTATGGATGTAGAAGCTGGCGTAGGTGACAATTGGCTTAAAGCCCATTAA
- a CDS encoding 7TM-DISM domain-containing protein, which yields MSQKDISELGTLDLSGEWEFYYNQLLYSEDFIEGVDTAYAEVPAIWNDMRYKGIMLNGQGVATYRLVINKKPADNLLAVYVPNVYTAHRLYVNGQLIAQNGNVGKSKDEVKPEWRPIYKTFICEGDQLEIIWQVANFHHHRGGIHKPLKLGVPEQLAHSQQNLVAANILSVGGLLVLGCFFIVFFFIRKRQLATLYFGIFCLLWAVRALFSNLYLIPEIVSLPWNLSIRIEYLSLYASALVGVLFITKSFQNMVKGLIKWIIITINYIFIAITLILPPVFFTSLLPAYQFFLMINLIYIMVIIVQALLNKQKEAWFSAAGILVGILSFAYELTAYIFMFKVNVVVVNLGYLAIFFLNSLVIAYHFVIAYQKINHLEREKEDSFSRLRGIF from the coding sequence TTGTCACAGAAAGATATCAGTGAATTAGGAACCCTTGACCTCTCTGGTGAATGGGAATTTTATTATAATCAACTTCTCTATTCAGAAGATTTTATAGAGGGCGTAGATACTGCATATGCAGAAGTACCAGCCATTTGGAATGATATGCGCTATAAGGGTATCATGTTAAATGGGCAGGGAGTTGCCACTTATCGTCTTGTTATTAATAAGAAGCCTGCAGATAATTTGTTAGCTGTATATGTGCCGAATGTGTATACAGCCCATCGTTTGTATGTTAATGGGCAGTTGATAGCACAGAATGGTAATGTAGGAAAATCAAAAGATGAGGTAAAGCCAGAGTGGCGACCTATCTACAAAACCTTCATTTGTGAAGGAGACCAGCTGGAGATCATTTGGCAGGTGGCCAATTTTCATCATCATAGAGGCGGTATTCATAAGCCACTAAAATTAGGAGTGCCGGAGCAATTGGCTCATAGTCAGCAGAATCTGGTCGCCGCCAATATACTTTCTGTTGGGGGCTTATTAGTATTAGGTTGTTTCTTTATAGTATTCTTCTTTATAAGGAAAAGGCAGTTGGCTACATTGTACTTTGGCATTTTCTGTTTGCTTTGGGCCGTGAGAGCACTATTTTCAAACCTTTATCTGATACCAGAGATAGTGAGCTTACCCTGGAATCTTTCTATAAGAATAGAATATTTATCTCTTTATGCCAGTGCTTTGGTGGGCGTGCTTTTCATTACCAAATCTTTTCAGAATATGGTAAAGGGTCTTATTAAATGGATCATCATTACTATTAATTATATTTTTATAGCCATCACCTTAATTCTTCCTCCTGTTTTCTTTACTTCACTTTTGCCAGCATATCAATTCTTTTTAATGATTAACCTAATTTACATCATGGTGATCATCGTTCAGGCATTATTGAATAAGCAGAAAGAGGCTTGGTTCAGCGCAGCAGGTATTTTAGTGGGGATATTATCTTTTGCTTATGAGCTCACGGCTTATATTTTTATGTTTAAGGTCAATGTTGTAGTGGTTAACTTAGGTTATCTGGCTATATTTTTTCTCAATTCATTAGTTATAGCCTATCATTTTGTAATTGCTTATCAGAAAATAAATCATTTGGAGCGGGAAAAAGAAGATTCTTTTAGCCGATTAAGAGGCATCTTTTAA